The Argentina anserina chromosome 3, drPotAnse1.1, whole genome shotgun sequence genome includes a region encoding these proteins:
- the LOC126788751 gene encoding pentatricopeptide repeat-containing protein At5g08305 yields MLNAISFPTKTPTIMQTIINNLHENCKTMSDLKQIHALLLTSGLSHQQPSTSQLINFSSLSDSGDTDYSYRILTHLPTPTVFDWNAVIRGYSKSRNPNRSISIFIKMLRHGTSPDYLTYPFLAKASARLLKRELGVAIHGHVVRGGFESDRFISNSLIHMYATCGDIVYARRVFDGISVRNSVSWNSMLDGYMKCGDVVSAREVFELMPERNVVSWSSLIDGYVKDGEYGEALRVFERMRVVGPKANEVTMVSVMCACAHLGALEQGRKMHCYMVENELPLTLVLQTALVDMYAKCGAIDEAVGVFRGVKLWQSDVLIWNAMIGGLATHGLVGQSLEFFREMQMIGIVPDEITYLCLLSACAHGGLVKEAWHFFDSTGKHGMTPKSEHYACMVDVLARRGQVEEAYQFISQMPIDPTPSMLGALLNGCTNHGKLDLAEVVGKRLIEIQPNHDGRYVGLSNVYAVSKRWDDAGSLRKAMERRGVKKFPGFSFVEIRGILHKFIAHDKSCPDTEEIYAMLNVIVNEIRSETDYIDQDCFLYAEENL; encoded by the coding sequence ATGTTGAATGCCATATCATTTCCCACCAAAACTCCCACCATCATGCAAACCATAATCAACAACCTTCACGAGAACTGCAAAACAATGTCGGACCTCAAGCAAATCCACGCTCTGCTCCTCACTTCCGGCCTCTCCCACCAACAACCCTCCACTTCCCAACTCATCAACTTCTCATCTCTATCCGATTCCGGTGACACAGACTACTCTTACCGCATCCTCACCCACCTCCCCACCCCCACAGTATTCGACTGGAACGCCGTCATCCGAGGCTACTCCAAGAGCCGAAACCCTAACCGTTCGATCTCCATCTTCATCAAAATGCTGCGTCATGGGACCTCCCCGGATTACCTAACGTACCCTTTTCTGGCCAAAGCCTCAGCCCGGTTGCTGAAGCGTGAGCTTGGCGTAGCAATACATGGCCACGTTGTCAGAGGTGGGTTTGAGTCGGATAGGTTTATAAGTAACTCCTTGATTCATATGTATGCTACTTGTGGAGATATAGTGTATGCGCGTAGAGTGTTCGATGGAATCTCCGTGAGGAATTCGGTGTCGTGGAATTCCATGCTGGATGGTTATATGAAGTGTGGCGATGTCGTTTCGGCGAGGGAAGTGTTTGAGTTGATGCCGGAGCGGAATGTTGTGTCGTGGAGTTCTTTGATTGATGGGTACGTTAAGGATGGGGAGTATGGGGAGGCTTTGAGGGTGTTTGAGAGAATGCGAGTTGTAGGGCCGAAGGCGAATGAGGTGACTATGGTGAGTGTAATGTGCGCGTGTGCGCATTTGGGTGCGCTTGAGCAAGGGAGGAAGATGCATTGTTATATGGTGGAGAATGAACTGCCGTTAACTCTGGTGTTGCAGACAGCTCTCGTGGACATGTATGCGAAATGTGGGGCGATAGACGAGGCTGTAGGTGTTTTTCGTGGGGTTAAGTTGTGGCAGTCCGATGTTTTGATATGGAATGCAATGATCGGAGGGCTTGCAACTCATGGATTGGTCGGACAGTCGCTTGAATTCTTTAGGGAGATGCAGATGATTGGAATTGTGCCGGATGAGATCACGTACTTGTGCTTGTTGAGTGCTTGCGCTCATGGGGGGTTAGTCAAAGAAGCTTGGCATTTCTTTGACTCTACTGGCAAACATGGTATGACACCCAAGTCTGAACACTATGCTTGCATGGTGGATGTTTTAGCAAGAAGAGGCCAAGTTGAAGAGGCATACCAGTTTATAAGCCAAATGCCTATTGATCCAACTCCTTCCATGCTAGGTGCACTGCTAAATGGGTGCACGAACCATGGAAAATTAGATCTTGCAGAGGTTGTTGGGAAGAGGCTTATTGAGATACAGCCGAATCACGATGGTAGATACGTTGGTTTGTCAAATGTTTATGCTGTTTCCAAGCGCTGGGATGATGCAGGAAGTTTAAGAAAAGCCATGGAGAGAAGAGGGGTGAAGAAATTCCCTGGGTTCAGTTTTGTGGAGATACGTGGAATCCTTCACAAATTTATAGCCCACGATAAATCATGTCCTGATACGGAAGAAATTTATGCGATGCTGAATGTTATTGTAAATGAGATTAGATCTGAAACTGATTACATAGATCAAGATTGCTTTCTTTATGCAGAGGAAAATTTGTGA